AAGGCCGACGTATTTGATTATATTGAGCGCTTCTATAACCCGCGGCGCCGGCATTCGACGCTCGGATATGTGAGCCCGATGGAGTTCGAAAACCAGATGCAATTAGCTTAGGTGGGTGTCCACCGAACCGGGTGCAGCCCATTCCGACGTTTTCTGCAAAACGAGCGCAGACAACAATGTTTGTCCAAGTTGGTCGTAATCCACGATTAAAATTCCTCGTTGCGTGGACCAAATATGGCAAATCTTGCACCAAAGATACACGGATCGTATTCGCCACTGATAGACAACCTACTCCCTTGGTCATACAGTTTCTTCAGGACAATCGAATAGGTTTGTATTTATATTCCGTCAACCGAGTCGTCGAACTTTTACCACCACACGATTTGGCGATAAATATCGGGCTACCAAATCTTGCGGATTTCCACGGTAAGGTTAGACATTGGCTTGCGCCAACATACGAGAAATTTGAAAAAGGAGACTGGTTTGGAGGATTTGAAGAAGCGTGCAAGTTGCTTGAAGAAAAAGCGCGACTCTATTTCAGAGTATTCTCACAATCAGGTCGAATCAAAGTAATGACAAAGACTGGCCCGACCACTCTGCTGAGACAGGCCATCGAAAAACTTACGATGGGTCAACTGAAGCAAAAATTTGAAAAGATCGTCAGCCCAACAGGAGACGACCAACAAACTGGTGACGCTCTGGCGAGAATAAATGCAGATCGTATCGGAGTTACTCACAAGAAAAACAAGGCAGCAACGGAGAAGCGCTTACGGAAGAACGTGGGGCACCATATGTGGGTAATTATCAGTGCACTCCAGATACTTTCGAAGCACATATAAAAGTAGATGCTTTGAAAGCGTTCTCAATATTTGAATTCGCAACAGTAACGCTGTCTAAGGTGGGTGTATGCGGACAAAAAAACAGCAACTAGGCGACTTCGGAGAGGAGATTGTTGTGAAGCGCTGCGCCTGTCCGCACTGTAAGCGCAAGGGAACACTGAAGTGTCTACCAAATAATTTTAAATGTGCCGATGTAATCTGTGATTTTTGTGGTTATCTTGCCCAAGTTAAAGCAGCGCGAGTCAAAAATATTGAGAAACTACCAAAACAACTATTAGGGGCGGCATGGGCCCCGCAGCATGCGCGGATGAAAGCTGGAATCTATTTCTCGCTGTTCATTGTCCTTATCCGACAACGATTGTCTGCGATCTATTATCTTGCTGCCGACTTGCAGTTTCCGGATATGTTCTTACCGAGAAAGCCCCTGAGTCGTACGGCAAGGAAAGCTGGATGGCGGGGGTTCCGTTACGATTTGACCACCGTTTCTGGCCAAGGGGTCGTCCGAATTGCCTGAATTGAATTAAGGGGGCGATCAAAAAAACAAGGCCCTCCCATCGGTTTTGTGCCTCTACACCCTACGCATGCTTCATGCGTTACGGCTGGTCCTCATCAACATAAGGGGTTAGAGTCGATTTTTCTTGTCCCACTCCCGCCACCCTTTAAGCAGTGGAGAATAGAACCCCATCCCCTCCCTTGTCCTCCCCTTGAAGGGGAGGGAACTAAAATGCCGGTTGTCGAGCGCGCGCATGAGCGCGGCGTATTGCTCAAGCTGTTTCCGGTAGTGCTCCTGCTCGCGGTCGAGGAATTCTTCCAGGTCGCCGCCTTCGGCCGGTTTTGTAATCCACTATCCCAGCGCACGCCGGACGCTTTTGCTTACGATTGCAGCCTTACTTGAGACTAAGCAGCACGCTCCAGTGGGTATCGCCGAATCAGCACATCGCTTGGGATTTTCAATCCTGCCGAAAGCCGCCTGACCATATCCAACGAAAGCGGTCGTACCCGATTCAGCACTTCCGCCACACGTGCACGTGACCCGATGTAGGTTTCAAGGTCTTTGCGCGTGAGCCCCCGCGATTCCATTACATGATGTAGAAAGTCTATCGGCTCGGGAGCAGGAATCGGATAGTGCTTTGCTTCGTAGGCTTCGATTAAAAGCACGAGCACTTCGAGGCGATCAGCATCCTTCGAGCCTTCGGGTGCATCCCAAAGCGCTTCGACTTCCTTCAGCGCAGCCTGATATTCACGTTTAGTCTTAATCAGTCGCAGTTCCATGACGGTGCGGTTATTCGCCATACATTTCTCTTATCAATCGGCGCAGTTGCGCGGCAGCGCCCGGTTCAAGCGCGTCGCGCCTCCTGCCAAGCCGTTCCTTGCTAATCGTGCGAATCTGATCAACCGCAATCTCGGCCTTGCGGCCAGCGCAAATGCATTGAATGCGGCTTCGCCAGCGCGGATGAAGTTTGGTAGTCAGAGGGCAGACAACGACGGTTTCGAGATGCTGGTTCATTTCATTCAGGCTGACGACGACTACCGGCCTTGTCTTTGCGATTTCGCCGCCGCGTGCGGGATCAAGATCCGCGAGGTAGATGCCGTAGCGTTCAACGCTCCGGCTTACCATTTGTCTCCTTGATTGAGCCCATCGGTGAGCGTAACGTCAAGATCGCTCCAGTCTTCGTGTTCGTGCGCCATTTCCTTGAAGGTTTCTTCCCATGACAGCCGCTTGTCCGTTTTGCTGCGCAGAAGCAGCCCTTCCTGACGCTCTTCGAGCACAACCGAATCTTTGATGGCGTATTTATCGATAATTGTTTTTGGCAGTCGCACGCCGCGCGAGTTGCCGATTGGCACAATTTTGAGTTCGACGTTGCGAGACAGTTTTTGCATGGTAATCGGGTGACGAAATTAACGTAATTACTGTAACTACTTTTGGCGCATGCGTCAAGACTATGACCAACCTAAAACGACCACTCCCGCCACCCTTTGAGCAGCGGAGAATAGAACCCCATCCCCTACCTTGTCCTCCCCTTGAAGGGGAGGGAACTAAAATGCCAGCTGTCGAGCATGCGCATGAGCTTGGCGTACTGCTCAAGTTGTTTCCGGTAACGCTCCTGCTCGCGGTTAAGGAATTCTTCCAGATCGCCGCCTTCGGCCGGTTTTGTAATCAACGATCCAGCGCACGCCGTTTTCATCCACAAAAGTCCGTTCAATCGCCAGAATTGCGTAAGATGGTGTCAGAGCCGAATGTCGAGCGCCAATTCCCCTGCGTTCACGCTGCCAATCTCATCTCCGCCGTTACGATATCCCATGCAACCGC
This is a stretch of genomic DNA from Burkholderiales bacterium. It encodes these proteins:
- a CDS encoding DpnI domain-containing protein; the encoded protein is MRTKKQQLGDFGEEIVVKRCACPHCKRKGTLKCLPNNFKCADVICDFCGYLAQVKAARVKNIEKLPKQLLGAAWAPQHARMKAGIYFSLFIVLIRQRLSAIYYLAADLQFPDMFLPRKPLSRTARKAGWRGFRYDLTTVSGQGVVRIA
- a CDS encoding IS3 family transposase, which codes for KADVFDYIERFYNPRRRHSTLGYVSPMEFENQMQLA
- a CDS encoding AbrB/MazE/SpoVT family DNA-binding domain-containing protein codes for the protein MQKLSRNVELKIVPIGNSRGVRLPKTIIDKYAIKDSVVLEERQEGLLLRSKTDKRLSWEETFKEMAHEHEDWSDLDVTLTDGLNQGDKW
- a CDS encoding helix-turn-helix domain-containing protein yields the protein MELRLIKTKREYQAALKEVEALWDAPEGSKDADRLEVLVLLIEAYEAKHYPIPAPEPIDFLHHVMESRGLTRKDLETYIGSRARVAEVLNRVRPLSLDMVRRLSAGLKIPSDVLIRRYPLERAA